From one Chloroflexota bacterium genomic stretch:
- a CDS encoding iron-containing alcohol dehydrogenase, with product MLADRAIDLVLRDTVRFGVGAVERLPALVAANGASRAFIVTDAGVVAAGVADRVRAALANGGIETGLFDGVEPDPGTRTVERGAAAFRRFGTDGAVVVPVGGGSAMDTAKAVSLLAVNDGGIWDLGYDDPALEPGRPLVAVPTTAGTGAETNSFGVITDDAVGRKGYIGHPSLLPVACVLDPALTLGLPPAPTAATGIDAMTHALESLLSRNPNPFAEAIALAVIRTVVEWLPRAVADGSDLEARSRLLFAAHLAGVGQASGTGVGLVHALGHSIGARGHLPHGTALAAVLPAVLAFDLPVRARELALVGVALGAVAPNVSAEDGAVAAVDAVRRLIDAVGQRRTLRDLGIRDEVHPTIVRDALDDAAIANTPRMPTADEVAVILGLVAG from the coding sequence TTGCTCGCCGATCGCGCCATCGATCTCGTCCTCCGCGACACCGTCCGCTTCGGCGTGGGAGCCGTCGAGCGGCTGCCCGCGCTCGTCGCTGCGAACGGCGCGAGTCGCGCGTTCATCGTCACCGACGCGGGCGTCGTCGCGGCCGGCGTCGCCGACCGGGTGCGGGCGGCCCTCGCGAACGGCGGCATCGAGACCGGACTGTTCGACGGGGTGGAGCCGGATCCGGGCACGCGCACCGTGGAGCGCGGCGCGGCCGCGTTCCGGCGCTTCGGCACGGACGGGGCCGTCGTCGTCCCCGTCGGCGGCGGGTCGGCGATGGACACCGCGAAGGCGGTGTCCCTGCTCGCCGTCAACGATGGCGGGATCTGGGATCTCGGCTACGACGATCCGGCGCTCGAGCCCGGCCGCCCGCTCGTCGCGGTGCCGACCACGGCGGGGACCGGGGCGGAGACCAACAGCTTCGGGGTCATCACGGACGACGCGGTCGGACGGAAGGGCTACATCGGACATCCGAGCCTGCTCCCGGTCGCCTGCGTCCTCGACCCCGCCCTCACGCTCGGCCTGCCGCCGGCACCGACCGCGGCGACCGGGATCGACGCGATGACGCACGCCCTCGAATCGCTCCTCTCGCGGAACCCCAACCCGTTCGCCGAGGCGATCGCCCTCGCCGTCATCCGGACCGTCGTGGAGTGGTTGCCACGCGCGGTCGCCGATGGCTCGGATCTCGAGGCCCGGAGCAGGCTCCTGTTCGCCGCGCACCTCGCCGGCGTCGGCCAGGCGAGTGGCACGGGCGTCGGCCTCGTCCACGCGCTCGGTCATTCGATCGGCGCGCGGGGTCACCTGCCCCATGGGACCGCACTGGCGGCAGTCCTTCCGGCGGTCCTCGCCTTCGATCTCCCCGTCCGGGCGCGCGAGCTGGCGCTCGTCGGGGTCGCCCTCGGCGCCGTCGCCCCGAACGTATCGGCAGAGGACGGCGCCGTCGCGGCCGTCGACGCCGTCCGTCGCCTCATCGACGCCGTCGGCCAGCGGCGAACGCTCCGCGATCTCGGGATCAGGGACGAGGTGCACCCGACGATCGTCCGCGACGCCCTCGACGACGCGGCGATCGCCAACACGCCACGGATGCCGACGGCGGACGAGGTCGCAGTGATCCTCGGTCTCGTCGCCGGCTGA